Proteins encoded together in one Miscanthus floridulus cultivar M001 chromosome 16, ASM1932011v1, whole genome shotgun sequence window:
- the LOC136512335 gene encoding protein BREAST CANCER SUSCEPTIBILITY 1 homolog — protein sequence MADVGSLERMGRELKCPICLSLLTSAVSITCNHIFCNACLTESMKSASCCPLCKVPFSRREIRPAPHMDNLVSVLKSMEAAAGTSVVSTQLTPAPKVADCAGNSAGKPKKPNKKKPASKNEKNTTKTAATSATAKSSISKNKRIHVTPFPESETPIRPKKVMKSDEQKSNLNGDVKEDKDKSLNSDIPESPSLSPFFWLREQEENEGGTAETLSEPPSLDTPLRHNAPTFSDIKDSDDERPNDMTPNSKAEVSEIFDSEIFEWSQRPCSPELRSTPLKSQGKSKNVLDQITEVDDGEDMNLGGSFDKLDHESNVAQPLNAEEVKKKKLTRPRKRKNSKLPSCGKLCTRGSDAEHQVANIPESIVAKPRQKDGSKKERNTSNGGNKVSGNNATAVFSSEKSMNTFSPQAGGLGNEVPENQLSERIPKKDKNSRSKLEIAGDSAVKTAENKSDQRGKRIRRISDGAVAEKIRILSEAENEIESFQLHSLTKGCTQHKPLDGRSKKNIVSNIGPNTPSILPRRCPLNEAIRTVPSVRNVSVKNGSAKPIEQQDYSGTVRSCTARNAVLKKCEDKASKLYCAFCQSDDITEGSGEMVHYHNGKQVPASFDGGATVHCHKNCLEWAPDVYFEDDSVFNLTNELARSKRIKCACCGIKGAALGCFEMSCRKSFHFTCAKLIPECRWDNENFVMLCPLHQSSKLPTETSGLKKKSHRKLTPKGPSQVNTSQGHGNKWTWPSGSPQKWVLCCSALSATEKGIVSEFAKIAGVPISTSWSPNVTHVIASTNMSGACKRTMKFLMAILNGKWVISIDWVKTCMELMEPVDEMRFEISTDVHGTAEGPRLGRLRVINKQPKLFDGIEFYLHGDYTKSYRGYLQDLVVAAGGTVLQRKPVSRNQQKLVDDSSLILIVYSIENQDKAKPRSRDGINIKRSQVDAQALAYASGGKVVSSAWIIDSIAACNLQPL from the exons ATGGCGGACGTGGGGAGCCTCGAGAGGATGGGCCGGGAGCTCAAGTGCCCCATCTG CTTGAGCCTGCTCACTTCGGCGGTGtccatcacctgcaatcacatcTTCTGCAA CGCCTGCCTGACGGAGTCGATGAAATCTGCCTCCTGCTGCCCCTTGTGCAAGGTCCCGTTCAGCCGGAGAG AGATACGGCCAGCACCTCACATGGACAATTTGGTGTCTGTTTTAAAAAGCATGGAAGCTGCAGCGGGCACTAGTGTTGTGTCAACACAGCTGACTCCAGCACCCAAAGTTGCAG ATTGTGCTGGGAACAGTGCTGGGAAGCCTAAAAAGCCGAATAAAAAGAAGCCAGCATCCAAGAATGAAAAGAATACAACCAAAACTGCTGCAACATCTGCAACTGCAAAGTCTTCAATCTCCAAGAACAAAAGAATACACGTGACACCATTCCCTGAATCTGAGACGCCGATAAGGCCCAAGAAGGTTATGAAGTCTGATGAGCAAAAAAGTAATCTGAATGGTGATGTTAAAGAGGATAAAGATAAAAGTCTGAACTCTGATATACCAGAAAGCCCTTCATTGTCACCTTTTTTCTGGCTGAGGGAACAAGAGGAAAATGAAGGTGGCACTGCTGAAACTTTGAGTGAACCACCATCATTGGACACACCCTTGCGTCACAATGCGCCTACCTTTAGTGATATCAAAGATTCTGATGATGAAAGGCCTAATGATATGACTCCTAAT AGCAAAGCTGAGGTTTCAGAAATATTTGACAGTGAAATCTTTGAATGGAGCCAAAGACCTTGCTCCCCTGAGCTGCGTTCTACCCCACTGAAAAGTCAG GGTAAGTCGAAGAATGTTCTAGATCAAATCACAGAGGTGGATGATGGTGAAGATATGAATCTTGGTGGTTCATTTGATAAGTTAGACCATGAAAGTAATGTAGCTCAGCCTCTAAATGCTGAAGAAGTTAAGAAGAAAAAGTTAACAAGACCTAGGAAAAGAAAGAATTCAAAATTGCCCAGTTGTGGCAAACTATGTACAAGAGGATCTGATGCTGAGCACCAAGTTGCAAATATCCCAGAAAGTATTGTTGCAAAGCCACGGCAAAAGGACGGCAGCAAAAAAGAGAGAAATACTTCAAATGGAGGAAACAAGGTCTCTGGCAACAATGCTACAGCTGTCTTTTCTAGTGAAAAATCTATGAATACATTTTCCCCTCAAGCAGGTGGTTTGGGCAATGAAGTACCTGAGAACCAGCTTTCAGAAAGGATCCCCAAAAAGGATAAAAACAGTCGAAGCAAACTTGAAATAGCAGGGGATAGTGCAGTGAAGACTGCAGAGAATAAATCTGATCAAAGAGGGAAGCGGATCAGAAGAATTTCTGATGGTGCTGTAGCTGAAAAGATAAGAATTCTTTCAGAGGCTGAAAATGAAATAGAATCGTTTCAGCTTCACAGCCTCACAAAAGGCTGCACCCAACATAAACCCTTGGATGGTAGAAGTAAAAAAAACATCGTATCCAACATTGGTCCAAATACACCAAGCATTTTACCTAGGAGGTGCCCATTAAATGAGGCCATACGCACAGTTCCTTCAGTAAGGAATGTCTCTGTTAAGAATGGTAGTGCAAAACCTATTGAACAACAAGATTACTCAGGAACTGTCAGATCATGCACTGCACGCAATGCTGTCCTGAAGAAATGCGAGGATAAAGCTTCTAAGCTTTACTGTGCTTTCTGCCAGTCTGATGATATCACAGAG GGATCTGGAGAGATGGTTCACTACCATAATGGAAAGCAAGTTCCTGCATCATTTGATGGAGGGGCTACTGTACATTGCCACAAAAACTGTCTGGAGTG GGCTCCTGATGTCTACTTTGAAGATGACTCTGTCTTTAATCTTACAAATGAGCTGGCTAGAAGTAAAAGAATCAAATGTGCTTGCTGTGGAATTAAAGGTGCTGCACTTGGATGCTTCGAGATGAGTTGTCGAAAAAGCTTCCATTTCACCTGTGCTAAATTAATCCCAGAATGTAGATGGGATAAT GAAAACTTTGTGATGCTATGCCCTTTGCACCAATCTTCAAAGTTGCCTACAGAGACTTCTGGGTTGAAAAAGAAGTCGCACAGGAAACTAACACCAAAAGG GCCATCTCAAGTAAACACTAGTCAAGGTCATGGTAATAAATGGACATGGCCATCTGGATCACCACAGAAATGGGTTCTGTGCTGTTCAGCCCTTTCTGCTACAGAAAAG GGTATTGTCTCAGAATTCGCAAAAATAGCTGGTGTGCCTATCTCAACAAGTTGGAGTCCTAATGTTACCCATGTTATTGCATCAACCAACATGTCTGGTGCTTGCAAGCGCACAATGAAGTTTCTGATGGCAATCTTGAATGGCAAATGGGTTATCTCCATCGACT GGGTTAAGACATGCATGGAACTTATGGAACCTGTTGATGAAATGAGATTTGAAATTTCCACTGATGTACATGGCACTGCTGAGGGTCCCAGGTTAGGCAGACTACGAGTTATCAATAAG CAACCTAAATTATTCGACGGTATTGAGTTCTATCTCCATGGAGATTACACCAAGTCCTACAGGGGCTACCTGCAAGACCTTGTGGTTGCAGCCGGTGGAACTGTCCTGCAAAGGAAGCCTGTGTCAAGAAATCAGCAGAAGTTGGTCGACGACAGCTCCCTCATCCTCATCGTCTACAGCATTGAGAATCAAGACAAGGCAAAACCAAGATCAAGGGATGGCATAAATATTAAACGTAGCCAAGTTGATGCTCAGGCTCTGGCCTATGCCTCTGGTGGCAAAGTTGTGAGCAGCGCATGGATCATTGACTCCATAGCAGCTTGCAACCTTCAACCTCTTTAA
- the LOC136512336 gene encoding tRNA (mnm(5)s(2)U34)-methyltransferase, chloroplastic-like, with amino-acid sequence MPPPLHPPLSLRLHLLLRSQTLTPLLRRGSSCDAPLCRTRRYISVRASAAQLASAGVATAQQPELGVEEAVVGFVTGKRKATEVAHAVWRNIVQKGDTVVDATCGNGNDTLALLKMVADETARGRVYGMDIQDSAIESTSSFLKMAVGDERQGLVKLFPICHSRIEEIVPKDAPVRLVAFNLGYLPGGDKTVITVPRTTELALQAASRLLSSGGLISVLVYIGHPGGRDELDVVESFASSLPVDTWATCKLQMINRPIAPVLILLNKK; translated from the exons atgccgccgccgctgcacccTCCACTATCGCTGCGCCTTCACCTTCTCCTCcgctcccaaaccctaacccctcTCCTCCGGCGAGGATCCAGCTGCGATGCGCCCCTTTGCAGGACCAGGAGGTACATCTCCGTTCGCGCCTCCGCTGCACAGCTCGCCTCCGCGGGCGTCGCGACGGCGCAGCAACCTGAACTTG GGGTGGAGGAGGCGGTGGTGGGCTTCGTCACCGGTAAGAGGAAGGCCACCGAGGTAGCTCACGC GGTGTGGAGAAATATTGTTCAAAAAGGGGATACAGTGGTTGATGCCACGTGCGGGAATGGCAATGACACGCTCGCTCTGCTTAAGATGGTGGCTGATGAAACAGCACGAGGACGTGTTTATGGGATGGACATTCAAGATTCTGCGATTGAGAGTACTTCCTCGTTTCTGAAAATGGCCGTGGGTGATGAACGTCAG GGACTAGTAAAACTATTTCCTATATGTCATAGTAGAATAGAAGAaattgttcccaaagatgctccTGTCAG GCTTGTTGCTTTCAACTTGGGCTACCTTCCAGGAGGAGATAAAACTGTAATCACAGTGCCTAGGACAACTGAGCTAGCATTGCAAGCTGCCAGCAGACTTCTGAGTTCTGGGGGACTCATAAGTGTTCTTGTCTACATTGGGCATCCAGGTGGAAG GGATGAACTCGATGTTGTTGAATCATTTGCATCAAGCCTTCCTGTGGACACCTGGGCGACCTGCAAGCTTCAAATGATCAATAGGCCAATTGCTCCAGTACTCATACTTCTGAACAAGAAATGA